A window of Xylophilus sp. GW821-FHT01B05 contains these coding sequences:
- a CDS encoding efflux transporter outer membrane subunit, producing MRPALWLALVCAGCAPLPPAPLPEVAVADTFKEARGATSAAALPSAWWESYQDKELDRLQQQLLANSPDLASALARYQQARAASDTLRAAQSPTLDASLGVQRNRQSERRPLRVLGAGSPDEYSSASLGLDLQYELDLWGRVRQRVSAGDAEAQAAQADLAAARLALQAQLADTWFALRGLDKELALLRETEASYVRAAELVASRHRGGIVAGLDLARAEAQLDSTRSQLSQRRAQRAVLEHAVAALVGANASSFAVEPRVVAATLPDVPLGQPSTLLQRRPDIAAEQQRVAAANARLGVARAAFFPALTLGLQGGFQSSDLRRFIEAPNLFWAVGPGMVTSLLDGGRRQAEQARAQAVLEEAGQRYRSVVLGAFRQVEDQLALLADYGEAALAEQRAVAASQRALDLAGNRYREGASSYLDVLTAQTTLLQARRSALDLETRQLRATVQLARALGGGWSPAHDGELRLARE from the coding sequence ATGAGGCCCGCCTTGTGGCTGGCGCTGGTATGCGCGGGCTGCGCCCCGCTGCCGCCGGCACCGCTGCCTGAGGTCGCCGTGGCTGATACCTTCAAGGAAGCGCGCGGGGCTACGTCTGCGGCCGCGCTGCCCAGCGCCTGGTGGGAAAGCTACCAGGACAAGGAACTGGACCGCCTGCAGCAGCAACTGCTGGCCAACAGCCCCGACTTGGCCAGCGCCCTGGCGCGCTACCAGCAGGCACGTGCTGCCAGCGATACGCTGCGGGCGGCGCAGTCACCCACGCTGGACGCCTCGCTCGGCGTGCAGCGCAACCGGCAATCCGAGCGCCGGCCGCTGCGCGTGCTGGGCGCCGGTTCACCCGACGAGTACAGCAGCGCCAGCCTGGGCCTGGATCTGCAATACGAGCTGGACCTGTGGGGCCGCGTGCGCCAGCGGGTCAGCGCGGGCGATGCCGAGGCGCAGGCCGCGCAAGCCGATCTGGCGGCTGCGCGCCTGGCGCTGCAGGCGCAGCTGGCCGACACCTGGTTTGCGCTGCGCGGCCTGGACAAGGAACTGGCCCTGCTGCGTGAGACCGAGGCTTCCTACGTGCGAGCCGCAGAGCTGGTGGCGAGCCGGCACCGTGGCGGCATCGTCGCCGGCCTGGACCTGGCGCGCGCCGAGGCGCAACTGGACAGCACGCGCTCGCAACTGAGCCAGCGGCGGGCCCAGCGCGCGGTGCTGGAGCATGCGGTGGCGGCGCTGGTTGGCGCCAACGCATCCAGCTTTGCGGTTGAGCCCCGCGTGGTCGCAGCGACGCTGCCGGATGTGCCACTGGGCCAGCCCTCCACACTGCTACAGCGGCGGCCCGACATTGCCGCGGAGCAGCAGCGCGTGGCCGCAGCCAATGCCCGCCTGGGCGTGGCGCGCGCGGCCTTCTTCCCCGCGTTGACGCTGGGCCTGCAGGGTGGCTTCCAAAGCAGCGACCTGCGCCGCTTTATCGAGGCGCCCAACCTGTTCTGGGCCGTCGGGCCGGGCATGGTCACCAGCCTGCTGGACGGTGGTCGCCGCCAGGCCGAGCAGGCACGCGCGCAGGCCGTGCTGGAAGAGGCCGGGCAGCGCTACCGCAGCGTGGTGCTGGGCGCGTTCCGGCAGGTCGAAGACCAACTGGCGCTGCTGGCCGACTACGGCGAGGCCGCACTGGCCGAGCAGCGTGCGGTGGCCGCCTCGCAGCGCGCGCTGGACCTGGCCGGCAACCGCTACCGCGAAGGCGCGTCCAGCTACCTGGACGTGCTGACGGCGCAGACCACGCTGTTGCAGGCGCGCCGCAGCGCGCTGGACCTGGAAACCCGGCAACTGCGCGCCACGGTGCAATTGGCGCGCGCGCTTGGCGGCGGCTGGTCGCCTGCGCATGATGGGGAACTGCGGCTGGCCCGCGAGTAA
- a CDS encoding efflux RND transporter periplasmic adaptor subunit, whose product MPTEVSFLRRHAIAVTLVGLALVVLAAGLLSRRSQALQLQDSVAARALPTVRLIAPTAMDASVLELPARLEAWARAPIHARVSGYLKRWNADIGAPVKAGQLLAEIETPDLDEQLVQARAELATARSNAALADSTARRWQALLTSDSVSRQEADEKAGDLAAKQSVVNALQANVERTQALKQYARLAAPFDGIITARNTDVGALINVGGAPGSELFVVSDVRRLRVYVNVPQRQVAFIGAGSKAQLTTPERPTRVYTATVDSTARSIQASSGAMLVQLTVDNKAGELLPGGFATVRFDAPTGAASLGVPPGALMIGKDGTQVATVDEQGLVRLRPVTLGRDLGRMVELAGGLAPGERLIESPPDGLANGDKVRIAEAQP is encoded by the coding sequence ATGCCTACTGAAGTTTCTTTTTTGCGGCGGCACGCGATCGCCGTCACCCTGGTCGGCCTGGCGCTCGTGGTGCTGGCGGCAGGCCTGCTGAGCCGCCGCTCCCAGGCCCTGCAACTGCAGGACAGCGTGGCGGCCAGGGCCTTGCCCACGGTGCGGCTGATCGCGCCCACGGCCATGGACGCCAGCGTGCTGGAGCTGCCCGCGCGGCTGGAGGCCTGGGCGCGCGCACCCATCCATGCCCGGGTCAGCGGCTACCTGAAACGCTGGAACGCCGACATCGGCGCCCCGGTGAAGGCCGGGCAATTGCTGGCCGAGATCGAGACACCGGACCTGGATGAGCAACTGGTTCAGGCGCGTGCCGAGCTGGCCACCGCGCGCAGCAATGCCGCGCTGGCCGACAGCACGGCGCGGCGCTGGCAGGCGCTGCTGACCAGCGACTCGGTGTCGCGGCAAGAGGCCGACGAGAAGGCCGGCGACCTGGCGGCCAAGCAGTCGGTGGTCAACGCGCTGCAGGCCAATGTCGAGCGCACGCAGGCCCTGAAGCAATACGCCCGGCTGGCCGCGCCCTTCGACGGCATCATCACCGCGCGCAACACCGATGTCGGCGCGCTGATCAACGTCGGCGGTGCGCCGGGCAGCGAGCTGTTCGTTGTCTCCGACGTGCGGCGCCTGCGCGTCTACGTCAATGTGCCGCAGCGCCAGGTCGCCTTCATTGGCGCAGGCAGCAAGGCGCAACTGACTACGCCAGAGCGGCCCACCCGCGTCTACACCGCCACGGTGGATTCGACGGCGCGCTCCATCCAGGCCAGCTCTGGCGCCATGCTGGTGCAGCTCACGGTGGACAACAAGGCCGGCGAGCTGTTGCCGGGCGGTTTTGCCACAGTGCGCTTCGACGCGCCCACCGGCGCCGCCAGCCTGGGCGTGCCGCCCGGCGCGCTGATGATCGGCAAGGACGGCACCCAGGTGGCCACCGTGGACGAGCAAGGCCTGGTGCGCCTGAGGCCGGTGACGCTGGGGCGCGACCTGGGGCGCATGGTCGAGCTGGCCGGCGGCCTGGCACCGGGCGAGCGCCTGATCGAAAGCCCGCCGGACGGCCTGGCCAACGGCGACAAGGTGCGCATCGCCGAGGCGCAGCCATGA
- a CDS encoding efflux RND transporter permease subunit, whose product MIGAVRVALQRPYTFIVMALLLLIVGPLVALRTPTDIFPEIRIPVIAVAWQYTGMPPDQVAGRISTPFQRILTTAVNDIEHIEASTYAGVGVVKIFFQPGVNIAVANAQVTAASQVALRQMPAGIMPPVILNYNAATVPILQVALSGEGLSEQQLFDLGMNTVRTPLVTVPGAAIPLPYGGKQRQLQIDLDPAALQARGLSAQDVAAALAAQNVLTPIGTQKIGSLEYTLQLNSAPSAIDDIGRLPVRVVNGSTIYLRDVVQVRDGNAPQTNIVHVDGGRSVLMSVLKNGSASTLAIVDGVRAKLADMRDALPQALKVLPINDQSLFVRAAIQGVALEGAIAAALTSLMILLFLGSWRPTVIIAVSIPLSILGAIVALSVLGQTLNLMTLGGLALAVGILVDDATVTIENINWHLEQGKQVEPAILDGARQIVVPAFVSLLCICIVLVPMFFLDGVSRFLFVPMALSVIFAMVCSFILSRTLVPTLAKYLLKPHAAEAPVPRHALARFQRRFEAGFERVREAYRGLLQRALQRPKAFLLGFSAAVLLSFGLLPFIGSNFFPSVDSGQILMHARVPVGTRVEETAARFSRIEQEIRRVIPAAEIETLVDNIGLPPSNINLTYNNTGVSGSHDGDFQIALRKGHRPTADYVRQLRQTLPEAFPDTVFWFPPADIVSQILNFGAPAPIDLQIRGGNLEANYAYAQQLLKRIRSVPGVVDARIQQSNKAPVFKVELDRTQAQQQGLTARDVTNSLVVNLGGSSQVAPTYWLNPANGVSYPIVMQTPQHELDSLASLENLPVGNGTTPGSATLGGVARLERSTGSALISQYDVQTMVQIHAATQDRDLGAVAADIRRLLADAAADLPTGSRVELMGQVATMERAFNGLFFGLLGAVLLIYLLIVVNFQSWRDPAVIVSALPAALAGIVWMLFATETTLSVPALTGAIMCMGVATANSVLVISFARERLEVLGDATAAALEAGFVRFRPVLMTALAMVIGMLPMALGLGEGGEQNAPLGRAVIGGLLTATVATLVFVPVVFSLAHRRDARRAASSSSNPEPSLTHAY is encoded by the coding sequence CTGATCGGCGCCGTTCGTGTTGCGCTGCAGCGCCCCTACACCTTCATCGTGATGGCGCTGCTGCTGCTGATCGTCGGCCCGCTGGTCGCGCTGCGCACGCCCACCGACATCTTTCCCGAGATCCGCATACCGGTGATCGCGGTGGCCTGGCAGTACACCGGCATGCCGCCCGACCAGGTGGCCGGGCGCATCTCCACGCCATTCCAGCGCATCCTGACCACGGCGGTGAATGACATCGAGCACATCGAGGCCAGCACCTACGCGGGCGTCGGCGTCGTCAAGATCTTCTTCCAGCCCGGCGTCAACATCGCGGTGGCCAACGCGCAGGTCACGGCGGCTTCGCAGGTGGCGCTGCGCCAGATGCCGGCGGGCATCATGCCGCCGGTCATCCTCAACTACAACGCGGCCACGGTGCCCATCCTGCAGGTGGCCTTGTCGGGTGAGGGGCTGTCGGAGCAGCAGTTGTTCGACCTGGGCATGAACACGGTGCGCACGCCATTGGTGACCGTGCCCGGCGCTGCCATTCCGCTGCCCTATGGCGGCAAGCAGCGCCAGTTGCAGATCGACCTGGACCCGGCCGCCTTGCAGGCGCGCGGTCTGTCGGCGCAGGACGTGGCGGCCGCGCTGGCCGCGCAGAACGTGCTCACGCCCATAGGCACGCAGAAGATCGGCAGCCTGGAATACACGCTGCAGCTCAACAGCGCGCCCTCGGCCATCGATGACATCGGCCGCCTGCCGGTGAGGGTGGTCAACGGCAGCACCATCTATCTGCGCGACGTGGTCCAGGTGCGTGACGGCAATGCACCGCAGACCAATATCGTGCATGTGGACGGCGGCAGGTCAGTGCTGATGTCGGTGCTGAAGAACGGCTCGGCCTCGACCCTGGCCATCGTCGATGGTGTTCGCGCCAAGCTTGCCGACATGCGCGACGCGCTGCCGCAGGCCCTGAAAGTGCTGCCCATCAACGACCAGTCCTTGTTTGTGCGCGCGGCCATCCAGGGCGTGGCGCTGGAGGGCGCGATTGCCGCAGCCCTGACCAGCCTGATGATCCTGCTGTTCCTGGGCAGTTGGCGGCCGACGGTGATCATCGCGGTGTCCATCCCGCTGTCCATCCTCGGCGCCATCGTCGCCTTGTCGGTCCTGGGCCAGACCCTGAACCTGATGACCCTGGGCGGCCTGGCGCTGGCGGTGGGCATCCTGGTGGATGACGCCACGGTGACCATAGAGAACATCAACTGGCACCTGGAGCAGGGCAAGCAGGTCGAGCCCGCCATCCTCGACGGCGCGCGCCAGATCGTGGTGCCGGCTTTTGTGTCCCTGCTGTGCATCTGCATCGTGCTGGTGCCCATGTTCTTTCTCGACGGCGTGTCGCGCTTTTTGTTCGTGCCGATGGCGTTGTCGGTGATCTTCGCGATGGTCTGCTCCTTCATCCTGTCGCGCACGCTGGTGCCCACCTTGGCCAAGTACCTGCTCAAGCCGCATGCGGCCGAGGCGCCGGTGCCGCGCCATGCGCTGGCGCGCTTCCAGCGGCGTTTCGAGGCCGGCTTCGAGCGCGTGCGCGAGGCCTACCGTGGCCTGCTGCAGCGTGCCTTGCAGCGGCCCAAGGCCTTTCTGCTGGGTTTCAGCGCGGCGGTGCTGCTGTCCTTCGGGCTGCTGCCCTTTATCGGCAGCAACTTCTTTCCGTCTGTGGATTCGGGCCAGATCCTGATGCATGCGCGTGTGCCGGTGGGTACGCGGGTGGAAGAGACGGCGGCGCGTTTCTCCCGCATCGAGCAGGAGATCCGCCGCGTCATCCCGGCCGCAGAGATCGAGACGCTGGTCGACAACATCGGCCTGCCGCCCAGCAACATCAACCTTACCTACAACAACACCGGGGTCTCGGGCTCGCATGACGGGGACTTCCAGATCGCGCTGCGCAAGGGCCACCGCCCCACCGCCGACTACGTGCGGCAACTGCGCCAGACGCTGCCGGAGGCGTTTCCGGACACGGTCTTCTGGTTCCCGCCGGCCGACATCGTCAGCCAGATCCTGAACTTTGGCGCGCCGGCACCGATCGATCTGCAGATCCGCGGCGGCAACCTCGAAGCCAACTACGCCTATGCGCAGCAACTGCTCAAGCGCATACGCAGCGTGCCCGGCGTGGTCGATGCCCGCATCCAGCAATCCAACAAAGCGCCGGTGTTCAAGGTGGAGCTGGACCGCACCCAGGCGCAGCAGCAGGGCCTGACCGCCCGCGACGTCACCAACAGCCTGGTGGTCAACCTGGGCGGCAGCAGCCAGGTGGCGCCCACCTACTGGCTCAATCCGGCCAACGGCGTGAGCTACCCGATCGTGATGCAGACGCCGCAGCACGAGCTGGATTCGCTGGCCAGCCTGGAGAACCTGCCGGTGGGCAATGGCACGACCCCGGGCAGCGCCACGCTGGGCGGCGTTGCCCGGTTGGAGCGCAGCACCGGCAGCGCCCTGATCAGCCAGTACGACGTGCAGACCATGGTGCAGATCCACGCCGCCACGCAGGACCGCGACCTGGGCGCCGTGGCCGCCGACATCCGCCGCCTGCTGGCCGATGCCGCCGCCGACCTGCCCACGGGTTCGCGCGTGGAGCTGATGGGCCAGGTGGCCACGATGGAGCGTGCCTTCAATGGCCTCTTCTTCGGGCTGCTGGGCGCGGTGCTGCTGATCTACCTGCTGATCGTCGTCAACTTCCAGTCCTGGCGCGACCCGGCGGTGATCGTCTCGGCGCTGCCGGCGGCGCTGGCCGGCATTGTCTGGATGCTGTTTGCCACCGAGACCACGCTGTCGGTGCCGGCCCTCACCGGCGCCATCATGTGCATGGGCGTGGCCACGGCCAACAGCGTGCTGGTCATCAGCTTTGCGCGCGAGCGCCTGGAGGTGCTGGGCGATGCCACGGCGGCGGCGCTGGAGGCGGGCTTTGTGCGCTTTAGGCCGGTGCTGATGACGGCGCTGGCCATGGTCATCGGCATGTTGCCCATGGCCCTGGGCCTGGGCGAAGGCGGCGAGCAGAACGCACCGCTGGGCCGCGCCGTGATCGGCGGGCTGCTCACCGCGACGGTTGCCACGCTGGTCTTTGTGCCGGTGGTGTTCAGCCTGGCGCACAGGCGCGATGCGCGCCGCGCCGCAAGTTCTTCTTCCAATCCCGAGCCGTCCTTGACCCATGCCTACTGA
- a CDS encoding carboxymuconolactone decarboxylase family protein, with protein sequence MKKSVAGSLASLAVAVAGTVSTPAKAQAPAQPASSSATRAQQMFGDISPKFAELTDKVLFGDVWARPGLSPRDRSLVTVSALIAMNRPDQLRPHLIRARDNGVTQDELVETITHLAFYAGWPSAVTAISVAKEVFAKQ encoded by the coding sequence GTGAAGAAATCAGTTGCCGGCTCGCTGGCCAGCCTTGCCGTGGCCGTTGCCGGCACAGTGTCCACACCGGCAAAGGCGCAAGCGCCCGCGCAGCCGGCGAGCAGTTCTGCCACGCGGGCGCAGCAGATGTTTGGCGACATCTCGCCCAAGTTCGCAGAGCTGACCGACAAGGTGTTGTTTGGCGATGTGTGGGCTCGGCCGGGCCTGTCGCCACGGGACCGCAGCCTGGTGACGGTCAGCGCGCTGATCGCCATGAACCGCCCCGACCAATTGCGCCCCCACCTCATCCGGGCGCGCGACAACGGCGTGACGCAGGACGAGTTGGTCGAGACCATCACCCACCTGGCCTTCTACGCCGGCTGGCCGAGCGCGGTGACCGCGATTTCCGTAGCCAAAGAAGTGTTCGCCAAGCAGTGA
- a CDS encoding cupin domain-containing protein, which translates to MKSVAMAAISLSMAASALAQSDDNGLKITRSGSQASAKGPKDYFTGTVRVDPLFLQPQQPARATGAYVTFEPGARTAWHTHPIGQTLIVTAGAGRVQRWGDPVQEIRPGDVVWIPPGQKHWHGASATTAMTHIAITEQSDGKAVDWLEKVSDAQYQSQP; encoded by the coding sequence ATGAAATCCGTGGCAATGGCTGCCATTTCTCTATCCATGGCCGCTTCAGCGTTGGCGCAGTCCGATGACAACGGCCTGAAGATCACGCGCAGCGGTTCGCAGGCGTCTGCCAAAGGACCGAAGGATTACTTCACCGGCACCGTGCGGGTCGACCCGCTGTTCCTGCAGCCGCAGCAGCCCGCCCGCGCAACGGGCGCCTATGTGACCTTTGAGCCCGGCGCGCGCACGGCCTGGCACACGCACCCGATCGGGCAGACGCTGATCGTCACGGCGGGCGCGGGCCGCGTGCAGCGCTGGGGCGATCCGGTGCAGGAGATCCGCCCGGGCGACGTGGTCTGGATTCCGCCGGGCCAGAAGCACTGGCATGGCGCGTCGGCCACCACCGCCATGACGCACATCGCCATCACCGAGCAATCGGATGGCAAGGCCGTCGACTGGCTGGAGAAGGTCAGCGACGCGCAGTACCAGAGCCAGCCGTGA
- the paoC gene encoding aldehyde oxidoreductase molybdenum-binding subunit PaoC gives MKFDTPATTNPIDQLKVVGQPLDRVDGPLKTSGRAPYAYERHDVAPNAAYGYIVGSAIAKGRITAIDQSQARAAPGVIAIVTAENAGKLGKGAFNTAKLLGGPTVDHYHQAIALVIAESFEQARAAAQLLRVDYARADGAFDLEEAKASTDKRTIDRSNTVGDFAGAFAKAQVQLDQTYTTPDQSHAMMEPFATTAEWSGDRLTVWTSNQMIDWTTTDLATTLGMARDKIHLMSPYIGGGFGGKLFLRADTVLAAIGARIARRAVKVAMQRPLMANNGTHRPATIQRIRLGATPQGRLTAIGHESWSGNLVSGKPENAVQQTQLLYAGENRLTGTRLALLDLPEGNAMRAPGEAPGLMALEIAMDEMAEKLGMDPVDFRVLNDTQVDPANTSRRFSERRLIECLRTGAQSFGWAQRSAKPAQRREGRWWIGSGVAAAFRNNQLMKSAARVRLDGRGVVTVETDMTDIGTGSYTIIAQTAAEMMGLPIERVVVRLGDSTFPVSAGSGGQWGANCSTAGVYAACVKLREAVAQRAGLDVSGAVFAGGMVHAGGPSLSLAAVAGDSGIVAEDTMDFGDLAKQYQQSTFGAHFVEVAVDAFTAEVRVRRMLAVCAAGRILNPKTARSQVIGAMTMGVGGALMEELAVDKRLGFFVNHDLAGYEVPVHADIPHQEVIFLDETDAMSSPMKAKGVGELGLCGVGAAVANAIHNATGVRVRDYPVTLDKLLDHMPLLTT, from the coding sequence ATGAAATTCGATACCCCCGCCACCACCAACCCGATCGACCAACTGAAGGTGGTCGGCCAGCCTCTGGACCGCGTCGACGGCCCGCTCAAGACCAGCGGCAGGGCGCCCTATGCCTACGAGCGCCATGACGTGGCACCGAACGCGGCCTACGGCTACATCGTTGGCTCGGCCATCGCCAAGGGCCGCATCACCGCCATCGACCAAAGCCAGGCCCGGGCCGCGCCGGGCGTGATCGCCATCGTCACCGCAGAGAACGCCGGCAAGCTCGGCAAGGGCGCCTTCAACACCGCCAAGCTGCTGGGCGGCCCGACGGTCGACCACTACCACCAGGCCATTGCCCTGGTCATTGCAGAAAGCTTCGAGCAAGCGCGTGCGGCAGCGCAGTTGCTGCGGGTGGATTACGCCCGCGCCGATGGCGCCTTCGATCTTGAAGAGGCCAAGGCGTCGACAGACAAGCGCACCATTGACCGCAGCAACACGGTCGGAGACTTTGCCGGCGCATTCGCCAAGGCGCAGGTGCAACTGGACCAGACCTACACCACGCCAGACCAATCGCACGCCATGATGGAGCCGTTTGCCACCACGGCCGAGTGGAGCGGCGACAGGCTCACGGTCTGGACATCGAACCAGATGATCGACTGGACCACGACCGATCTGGCGACCACGCTGGGCATGGCCCGGGACAAGATCCATCTCATGTCGCCCTACATCGGCGGCGGCTTTGGCGGCAAGCTGTTCTTGCGGGCGGACACGGTGCTGGCCGCCATCGGCGCGCGTATCGCGCGGCGCGCTGTGAAGGTGGCCATGCAACGGCCGCTCATGGCCAATAACGGCACGCACCGGCCGGCAACCATTCAGCGCATCCGACTTGGCGCCACGCCGCAGGGCCGGCTCACTGCCATCGGCCACGAGAGCTGGTCCGGCAACCTGGTCAGCGGCAAGCCCGAGAACGCGGTGCAGCAGACGCAGCTTCTCTATGCGGGCGAGAACCGCTTGACCGGCACCCGCCTGGCGCTGCTGGACTTGCCCGAAGGCAACGCCATGCGCGCCCCCGGCGAAGCGCCGGGCCTGATGGCGCTGGAGATCGCCATGGACGAAATGGCCGAGAAGCTCGGCATGGACCCGGTGGATTTCCGCGTGCTGAACGACACCCAGGTCGACCCCGCCAACACGAGCCGCCGCTTCTCCGAGCGCCGCCTGATCGAGTGCCTGCGCACCGGCGCGCAGAGCTTTGGCTGGGCACAGCGCAGCGCCAAGCCGGCGCAGCGGCGTGAGGGCCGCTGGTGGATAGGCTCCGGCGTAGCGGCGGCCTTTCGCAACAACCAGCTCATGAAGTCAGCTGCCCGCGTGCGGTTGGATGGGCGCGGCGTGGTCACGGTGGAAACCGACATGACCGACATCGGCACCGGCAGCTACACCATCATTGCGCAGACGGCTGCGGAGATGATGGGCCTGCCGATCGAGCGGGTGGTGGTGCGGCTTGGCGACTCGACCTTCCCGGTGTCTGCGGGCTCTGGCGGGCAATGGGGCGCCAACTGCTCCACCGCAGGCGTCTATGCCGCCTGCGTCAAGCTGCGCGAGGCCGTGGCGCAGCGTGCCGGGCTGGACGTGAGTGGCGCGGTGTTCGCGGGCGGCATGGTGCATGCCGGTGGGCCCAGCCTGTCGCTGGCAGCCGTGGCCGGCGACAGCGGCATCGTGGCCGAGGACACCATGGACTTCGGCGACCTGGCCAAGCAGTACCAGCAATCCACCTTTGGTGCGCATTTCGTCGAAGTCGCGGTGGATGCGTTCACCGCCGAGGTGCGCGTGCGGCGCATGCTCGCCGTGTGCGCGGCGGGCCGCATCCTCAACCCCAAGACGGCACGCAGCCAGGTGATAGGCGCCATGACCATGGGCGTGGGCGGTGCGCTCATGGAAGAGCTGGCGGTGGACAAGCGCCTGGGCTTCTTCGTCAACCACGACCTGGCTGGCTACGAGGTGCCGGTGCATGCCGACATCCCGCACCAGGAGGTGATCTTCCTGGACGAGACCGACGCCATGTCCTCGCCCATGAAAGCCAAGGGCGTCGGCGAGCTGGGCCTGTGCGGCGTTGGCGCGGCAGTGGCCAACGCCATCCACAACGCCACCGGCGTGCGCGTGCGCGACTACCCCGTAACGCTGGACAAGCTGCTGGACCACATGCCGCTGCTGACCACCTGA
- a CDS encoding xanthine dehydrogenase family protein subunit M encodes MRAFTYEKAASPAQAVAAAARTPGARFIAGGTNLLDLMKLEIETPAHLIDVNGLGFDKIESTPDGGLRIGALVRNTDLATHERVRRDYGVLSRALLAGASAQLRNRATTAGNLLQRTRCPYFYDTNQACNKRQPGSGCSAASGFSRQHAVLGASDACIATHPSDMAVAMRVLDANVETMRADGSRRTIAIADFHTLPGATPQVETLLQPGELITSVRLPSPVGGRHVYQKVRDRASYAFALVSVAAIVQPDGTGRVALGGVAHKPWRVEAAERELPRGAKATTAALLAGAKPTEQNAFKLTLVERTLDAVLTDARS; translated from the coding sequence ATGAGAGCCTTCACCTATGAAAAAGCGGCCTCGCCCGCACAGGCCGTGGCGGCTGCTGCGCGTACGCCCGGTGCGCGCTTCATTGCCGGCGGCACCAACCTGCTGGACCTGATGAAGCTGGAGATCGAGACGCCGGCGCACCTGATCGATGTCAATGGCCTGGGCTTTGACAAGATAGAGAGCACGCCCGATGGCGGCCTGCGCATTGGCGCACTGGTGCGCAACACCGACCTGGCCACCCACGAGCGCGTGCGGCGCGACTACGGCGTGCTGTCGCGCGCGCTGCTGGCGGGCGCCTCGGCGCAACTGCGCAACAGGGCGACCACCGCAGGCAACCTGTTGCAGCGCACCCGCTGCCCCTACTTCTACGACACCAACCAGGCCTGCAACAAGCGCCAGCCCGGCAGCGGTTGCTCGGCCGCCTCTGGCTTCAGCCGCCAGCATGCGGTGCTGGGCGCGAGCGATGCCTGCATTGCCACGCACCCCAGCGACATGGCGGTTGCCATGCGCGTGCTCGATGCCAATGTCGAGACCATGCGCGCCGACGGCTCGCGCCGCACCATCGCGATTGCCGACTTCCACACGCTGCCCGGCGCCACGCCGCAGGTCGAGACGCTGCTGCAGCCGGGCGAGCTGATCACCTCGGTGCGGCTGCCCAGCCCGGTGGGCGGGCGGCATGTCTACCAGAAGGTGCGCGACCGCGCGTCCTATGCGTTTGCGCTGGTGTCGGTCGCGGCCATCGTGCAGCCAGACGGCACAGGCCGCGTGGCGCTGGGCGGTGTCGCGCACAAGCCCTGGCGCGTCGAAGCGGCAGAGCGCGAGCTGCCGCGCGGCGCCAAGGCCACCACCGCCGCGCTGCTGGCCGGGGCCAAACCGACCGAGCAGAACGCCTTCAAGCTGACGCTGGTCGAGCGCACGCTCGACGCGGTGCTGACCGACGCGAGGAGCTGA
- the paoA gene encoding aldehyde dehydrogenase iron-sulfur subunit PaoA: MKTPEELTISRRGLLKAGAASASVPALAATPAVAAPTRAASGPTPSPVTLSVNGQTHRLTLDTRTSLLDMLREHLHLTGTKKGCDHGQCGACTVMVDGRRINSCLTLAVMHEGARVTTIEGLGMPGKLHPMQAAFVKHDGYQCGYCTPGQICSAVGMLGEIAQGVPSHVSADLTAKPQPTTVEFRERMSGNICRCGAYSNIVEAISEVAGVTV; encoded by the coding sequence ATGAAAACCCCCGAAGAACTCACGATCTCCCGGCGCGGTCTGTTGAAGGCGGGTGCCGCCTCTGCATCGGTGCCGGCCCTGGCTGCCACACCGGCCGTTGCCGCTCCCACCCGCGCGGCCAGCGGGCCCACCCCTTCGCCTGTGACGCTGAGCGTCAACGGCCAAACGCACCGTTTGACGCTGGACACCCGCACCAGCCTGCTCGACATGCTGCGAGAGCACCTGCATCTGACCGGCACCAAGAAGGGCTGCGACCACGGCCAGTGCGGCGCCTGCACGGTGATGGTCGATGGCCGGCGCATCAACTCTTGCTTGACGCTGGCGGTGATGCACGAAGGCGCCCGGGTGACCACCATCGAAGGCCTGGGCATGCCCGGCAAGCTGCACCCGATGCAGGCGGCCTTCGTCAAGCACGACGGCTACCAATGCGGCTACTGCACGCCGGGGCAGATCTGCTCGGCTGTCGGCATGCTGGGCGAAATCGCCCAGGGCGTGCCCAGCCATGTCAGTGCCGACCTGACGGCGAAACCGCAGCCCACCACCGTTGAGTTTCGTGAGCGCATGAGCGGCAACATCTGCCGCTGCGGCGCCTACAGCAATATCGTCGAGGCCATCTCAGAAGTGGCGGGGGTGACGGTATGA